A window from Triplophysa dalaica isolate WHDGS20190420 chromosome 3, ASM1584641v1, whole genome shotgun sequence encodes these proteins:
- the olfml2bb gene encoding olfactomedin-like protein 2B — translation MMELLKLLFIVCCGAFNSVRANVTADNTDNYSNLEDELDNQENVLTQLLGDYDKLKTLSEGSDCRCKCVVRPLSRSACTRIEEGHAKTEDFYTVETVTGANCKKCACIAPPSALNPCEGDFRFKKLQDAGKDDVKLSTVMDLLEGSLYGMDLLKLHSVTMKLLERVENIEKSSSGNLTKEKVSVKGEKAQGKGPRSSQRQEKKKRLNVLEPSLQKNVAAAHTERKYEEKFLGSQGPSKSALKKTKSEVREEPRKPVKNVTGPNGMTIKSMTFYKAKTMEDADGEQQIAHEVLTGDGSVDLVIEDDLKKPKSRTPETRPRTTAAVTQQSSTTDINNHHPLQPAVSLNGNFTTANTTNVTKEAKEETEKAKKGSTTTTNLPNSKPLTITIPPSNYTATIATPLALPKQLASVTMATKSSKPLSWDEATTGMSTHSPKTSKEKGVCKDTLASITDPVTHNTYGKNQGAWMKDPKGNGRVIYVTDYFYGNMLLEFRDIDTFKQGQFSNSYKLPYNWMGTGHVIYGGSFYYNRAFSRDIIRYDIRLRYVAAWTTLHDAVLQEEDSPGQWTGHTDFDFGVDESGLWLVYPALDEEGFHQEVIILSKLNPADLQKEKTWRTGLRRNYYGNCFVICGVLYAVDSFEHTHANISYAFDTHTYTQMIPRLPFINNYTYNTQIDYNPKDRMLYAWDNGHQVTYNVIFAY, via the exons ATGATGGAATTGCTGAAGCTGCTATTCATAGTTTGCTGTGGCGCGTTTAATTCAGTACGCGCAAACGTGACTGCTGACAATACTGACAACTATTCAAATCTAGAAGATGAACTGGACAATCAAGAAAACGTTTTAACACAG CTTTTAGGAGATTATGACAAACTGAAGACTCTCTCTGAGGGCTCAGACTGTCGCTGTAAGTGTGTTGTGCGGCCTCTGAGCAGGAGCGCGTGCACGCGCATCGAAGAGGGTCATGCCAAGACAGAGGACTTCTATACAGTGGAGACAGTCACAGGTGCCAACTGTAAGAAGTGTGCCTGCATTGCCCCTCCCTCTGCCCTGAACCCCTGTGAGGGCGATTTTAGGTTTAAGAAGCTGCAAGATGCAGGAAAAGATGATGTCAAG CTCTCAACCGTGATGGATCTTCTGGAGGGATCGTTATATGGAATGGATTTGTTAAAGCTTCACTCTGTCACAATGAAACTCCTGGAACGGGTGGAAAATATAGAGAAG TCGTCATCTGGAAACCTAACAAAGGAGAAAGTAAGTGTGAAAGGTGAAAAGGCACAAGGAAAGGGCCCTCGCTCCAGCCAGCGCCAGGAGAAGAAGAAACGTCTAAATGTGCTGGAGCCCTCACTGCAGAAGAATGTGGCAGCTGCTCACACTGAG AGGAAATATGAAGAGAAGTTTCTTGGGAGTCAGGGTCCCAGCAAGTCAGCGTTGAAGAAAACCAAGTCTGAGGTCAGGGAGGAGCCTCGTAAACCTGTAAAGAACGTGACAGGTCCCAACGGCATGACCATTAAAAGCATGACCTTCTACAAAGCTAAAACAATGGAGGATGCTGACGGGGAACAGCAGA TAGCCCATGAGGTTCTGACAGGTGACGGCTCAGTAGATTTAGTGATTGAAGACGATCTTAAAAAGCCAAAGTCACGTACACCTGAGACACGGCCTAGAACCACTGCAGCAGTGACACAACAGTCTTCCACAACTGACATCAACAACCACCATCCCCTACAGCCGGCTGTTTCTCTGAATGGTAACTTCACTACTGCAAACACGACCAATGTTACAAAGGAAGCTAAAGAAGAGACTGAGAAAGCCAAGAAAGGAAGCACAACTACGACAAACCTGCCAAACTCAAAGCCTTTAACTATCACAATACCACCAAGCAACTATACAGCAACCATAGCAACTCCTCTTGCATTGCCAAAGCAGCTGGCCAGTGTTACAATGGCCACAAAAAGTTCAAAACCTCTGAGCTGGGATGAAGCCACTACTGGAATGAGCACACATTCGCCCAAAACCTCCAAAGAAAAAG GAGTCTGCAAGGACACACTAGCAAGCATTACTGATCCTGTTACACATAACACTTATGGAAAAAATCAGGGTGCCTGGATGAAAGACCCAAAAGGCAATGGAAGAGTGATTTATGTTACAGACTACTTCTACGGGAACATGCTTCTGGAATTCCGCGATATAGACACCTTTAAGCAAG GGCAGTTTAGCAACTCTTACAAACTCCCCTACAATTGGATGGGCACCGGCCACGTCATCTACGGTGGCTCTTTCTACTACAACAGAGCATTTTCTCGTGACATCATCAGATATGATATCCGTCTCCGGTACGTGGCAGCGTGGACCACCCTTCACGATGCAGTGCTACAGGAGGAGGACTCCCCGGGGCAATGGACAGGACATACAGACTTTGACTTTGGTGTGGATGAGAGCGGCTTATGGTTAGTGTATCCGGCTCTGGACGAAGAAGGATTTCATCAGGAAGTGATCATTCTCAGTAAGCTAAATCCCGCAGATCTGCAGAAAGAGAAGACGTGGAGAACCGGCCTGAGGAGGAACTATTATGGAAACTGTTTCGTCATCTGTGGCGTTCTGTATGCGGTTGACAGCTTTgagcacacacatgcaaacatctCCTACGCGTTTGATACGCACACATATACCCAAATGATCCCCCGTCTGCCTTTTAtaaacaattacacatacaacacacaaaTCGACTACAACCCAAAGGACCGTATGCTTTACGCATGGGACAATGGCCATCAGGTGACCTACAATGTAATATTTGCTTATTAA